One genomic window of Geodermatophilus sp. DSM 44513 includes the following:
- a CDS encoding 4-hydroxybenzoate 3-monooxygenase gives MRTQVGIIGAGPAGLLLSRLLALRGIDSVVLENRSRDYVQARIRAGVLEQHTVDTLTAAGLGDRLRREGLEHSGIHLQYPGVRHTLDFPSLCGRTVWVYGQTEVVKDLISAQLDGGPPLLFEVSDVNPEDVDTDSPRIRFTDADGVPQVLECDAVAGTDGFHGPSRALVQAAGGRVWQRTYPYAWLGILADAAPATDELVYAWHPEGFALYSMRSPSVSRLYLQVDPAERVEDWSDERIWDALDSRMALDGWSVNRGPVTEKSVLPMRSFVSAPMRRGRLFLAGDAAHIVPPTGAKGLNLAVADVTLLAQALVRLLQDKETDLADTYSDRALARVWRCTHFSWWMTSMLHTAGDEFDAELQLSQLRRVCSSEPAARELAENYTGLPLDL, from the coding sequence GTGCGCACTCAGGTGGGGATCATCGGCGCCGGCCCGGCCGGCCTGCTGCTGTCGCGGCTGCTCGCGCTGCGGGGCATCGACTCCGTCGTCCTGGAGAACCGGTCGCGGGACTACGTGCAGGCCCGGATCCGCGCCGGCGTGCTGGAGCAGCACACGGTCGACACGCTGACCGCCGCCGGTCTCGGGGACCGGCTGCGCCGCGAGGGGCTGGAGCACTCCGGCATCCACCTGCAGTACCCGGGGGTGCGCCACACGCTGGACTTCCCGTCGCTGTGCGGGCGCACGGTGTGGGTCTACGGGCAGACCGAGGTGGTCAAGGACCTCATCAGCGCGCAGCTGGACGGCGGCCCGCCGCTGCTGTTCGAGGTGTCCGACGTGAACCCGGAGGACGTCGACACCGACTCCCCCCGCATCCGGTTCACCGACGCCGACGGCGTCCCGCAGGTGCTCGAGTGCGACGCGGTCGCCGGCACCGACGGCTTCCACGGCCCCTCGCGCGCGCTGGTGCAGGCCGCCGGCGGGCGGGTGTGGCAGCGCACCTACCCCTACGCGTGGCTGGGCATCCTGGCCGACGCCGCCCCCGCCACCGACGAGCTGGTCTACGCCTGGCACCCCGAGGGGTTCGCGCTGTACTCGATGCGCTCGCCGTCGGTGTCGCGGCTCTACCTGCAGGTCGACCCGGCCGAGCGGGTCGAGGACTGGTCCGACGAGCGGATCTGGGACGCCCTCGACAGCCGGATGGCCCTGGACGGCTGGTCGGTCAACCGCGGGCCGGTGACGGAGAAGTCGGTGCTGCCGATGCGCTCCTTCGTCAGCGCCCCGATGCGCCGCGGCCGGCTGTTCCTCGCCGGCGACGCCGCGCACATCGTGCCGCCGACCGGCGCCAAGGGTCTCAACCTGGCCGTCGCCGACGTCACCCTGCTCGCCCAGGCGCTGGTCCGGCTGCTGCAGGACAAGGAGACCGACCTGGCCGACACCTACTCCGACCGGGCGCTGGCCCGGGTGTGGCGGTGCACCCACTTCTCGTGGTGGATGACCTCGATGCTGCACACCGCCGGCGACGAGTTCGACGCCGAGCTGCAGCTGTCCCAGCTGCGCCGGGTGTGCTCCTCGGAGCCCGCCGCTCGCGAGCTGGCCGAGAACTACACCGGCCTGCCGCTGGACCTGTAG
- a CDS encoding zf-TFIIB domain-containing protein, giving the protein MELTCPKCHGTMRTYERNGVHVDQCTECRGIFLDRGELERLIDAEDAWHGGGRPAGAASSASGTAPAGYGGPGHGSGSGHGSAGGYGAGGLGAVVGEVLSQVQKKQQHSSGYGHSGKRKQSFLGELFG; this is encoded by the coding sequence ATGGAGCTGACCTGTCCCAAGTGCCACGGCACGATGCGCACCTACGAGCGCAACGGGGTGCACGTCGACCAGTGCACCGAGTGCCGCGGCATCTTCCTCGACCGCGGGGAGCTGGAGCGGCTGATCGACGCCGAGGACGCCTGGCACGGCGGCGGCCGGCCGGCCGGGGCGGCGTCCTCCGCCTCCGGGACGGCGCCGGCCGGGTACGGCGGCCCGGGTCACGGGTCGGGCTCCGGTCACGGGTCGGCCGGGGGGTACGGCGCGGGCGGGCTGGGTGCCGTCGTCGGCGAGGTGCTCAGCCAGGTGCAGAAGAAGCAGCAGCACTCCTCCGGGTACGGGCACTCCGGCAAGCGCAAGCAGTCCTTCCTGGGTGAGCTGTTCGGCTGA
- a CDS encoding acyl-CoA dehydrogenase family protein has translation MRLQLSPELASFREEMRTFFTTQVPQEIRDTVAARRDLTKEQLVESMRTLNAAGLAVPHWPVEWGGRGWTPLQMHIWREEMQLACVPEPLPFNASMIGPVIAAFGSQEQKERFLPATANIDIWWCQGFSEPDAGSDLASLRTTAVRDGDDWVVNGQKTWTTLGQHADWIFCLVRTDPTAEKKQRGISMLVFPMDSPGVTLRPIELIDGGHEVNEVFFEDVRVPAENLVGEENRGWDYAKFLLGNERVGIARIGATKRLLSQAKAYAREVTVDGRPLAAEPRMAARIAELENELLALELTALRVVAHSTDGKPHPASSVLKLRGSELQQAATELVVDIAGPLSVSSFADGGSAVPDWARVATPEYLNYRKVSIYGGSNEVQRTIIAGTILGL, from the coding sequence ATGCGGTTGCAACTGTCCCCGGAGCTGGCGTCCTTCCGGGAGGAGATGCGGACGTTCTTCACCACGCAGGTACCGCAGGAGATCCGCGACACCGTCGCGGCCCGCCGGGACCTGACCAAGGAGCAGCTGGTCGAGTCCATGCGGACGCTCAACGCCGCCGGGCTGGCCGTGCCGCACTGGCCGGTGGAGTGGGGCGGCCGCGGCTGGACCCCGTTGCAGATGCACATCTGGCGCGAGGAGATGCAGCTGGCCTGCGTGCCCGAGCCGCTGCCGTTCAACGCCAGCATGATCGGCCCGGTCATCGCCGCGTTCGGCAGCCAGGAGCAGAAGGAGCGCTTCCTCCCCGCGACGGCCAACATCGACATCTGGTGGTGCCAGGGCTTCTCCGAGCCCGACGCCGGCTCCGACCTGGCCAGCCTGCGCACCACCGCCGTCCGCGACGGCGACGACTGGGTCGTCAACGGCCAGAAGACGTGGACGACGCTGGGCCAGCACGCCGACTGGATCTTCTGCCTGGTGCGCACCGACCCGACGGCGGAGAAGAAGCAGCGCGGCATCTCGATGCTGGTCTTCCCGATGGACTCCCCCGGGGTCACGCTGCGCCCGATCGAGCTCATCGACGGCGGGCACGAGGTCAACGAGGTCTTCTTCGAGGACGTCCGCGTCCCCGCCGAGAACCTCGTCGGCGAGGAGAACCGCGGCTGGGACTACGCGAAGTTCCTGCTCGGCAACGAGCGCGTCGGCATCGCCCGCATCGGCGCCACCAAGCGGCTGCTGTCGCAGGCCAAGGCGTACGCCCGCGAGGTCACCGTCGACGGCCGCCCGCTGGCCGCCGAGCCGCGGATGGCCGCCCGCATCGCCGAGCTGGAGAACGAGCTGCTGGCCCTGGAGCTCACCGCGCTCCGGGTCGTCGCGCACTCCACCGACGGCAAGCCGCACCCGGCGTCCTCGGTGCTCAAGCTGCGCGGCTCGGAGCTGCAGCAGGCCGCCACCGAGCTGGTCGTCGACATCGCCGGCCCGCTGTCGGTGTCGTCGTTCGCCGACGGTGGCTCCGCGGTCCCCGACTGGGCCCGGGTGGCCACGCCGGAGTACCTGAACTACCGCAAGGTCTCCATCTACGGAGGCTCCAACGAGGTGCAGCGCACCATCATCGCCGGCACGATCCTGGGGCTGTGA
- a CDS encoding acyl-CoA dehydrogenase family protein, with the protein MDFTFDSEQHDLREAVRGLLERAYGDAEHRRRVTGTDPGFDEKTWARMAEMGLLGLPFAEEHGGMGAGPIEVAVVAEEIGRVLAPEPFVEAVVLAGGLVAAAGTDEQRAEVLGGIAEGTTLAAVAHAEPGTRWSPSAVAVTATRDGDSWTLSGVKEPVLNGARADVLVVSAVVDGGTSLFLVRGDAAGLTRTGYRTHDGGRAAHVRLDGTPAELLGESAADRTAQVEQVLAQARIAYAHEAIGSMDTALRTTADYLKTRKQFGVTLNRFQALTFRAADMYVSLELARSTALWASMVQDAGGDVVAAADRARLQTSRAGRHIGKEVIQLHGGIGVTAEYSIGHHTSRLTAIDHLLGDGEWALSRLAADVDAHDTVDPLGAPYTR; encoded by the coding sequence GTGGACTTCACCTTCGACAGCGAGCAGCACGACCTGCGGGAGGCCGTCCGCGGCCTGCTGGAGCGCGCCTACGGCGATGCCGAGCACCGCCGCCGGGTGACCGGCACCGACCCCGGCTTCGACGAGAAGACGTGGGCGCGGATGGCGGAGATGGGCCTGCTGGGCCTGCCCTTCGCCGAGGAGCACGGCGGCATGGGCGCCGGCCCGATCGAGGTGGCCGTCGTCGCCGAGGAGATCGGCCGGGTGCTGGCACCCGAGCCGTTCGTCGAGGCGGTCGTGCTGGCCGGCGGGCTGGTCGCCGCCGCCGGCACCGACGAGCAGCGGGCCGAGGTCCTCGGCGGCATCGCCGAGGGCACCACGCTGGCCGCCGTCGCGCACGCCGAGCCGGGCACCCGCTGGAGCCCGTCGGCCGTGGCCGTCACCGCCACGCGGGACGGCGACTCCTGGACGCTGTCCGGCGTCAAGGAGCCGGTCCTCAACGGCGCCCGCGCCGACGTGCTGGTGGTCTCGGCGGTGGTCGACGGCGGCACCTCGCTGTTCCTCGTCCGCGGGGACGCCGCCGGCCTCACCCGCACCGGCTACCGCACCCACGACGGCGGCCGCGCGGCGCACGTCCGGCTCGACGGCACCCCCGCCGAGCTGCTCGGCGAGAGCGCGGCCGACCGGACGGCGCAGGTCGAGCAGGTGCTGGCGCAGGCGCGCATCGCCTACGCCCACGAGGCCATCGGCTCGATGGACACCGCACTGCGCACCACCGCGGACTACCTCAAGACCCGCAAGCAGTTCGGCGTGACACTCAACCGGTTCCAGGCGCTCACCTTCCGCGCCGCGGACATGTACGTGTCGCTGGAGCTGGCCCGCAGCACCGCGCTGTGGGCCTCGATGGTGCAGGACGCCGGCGGGGACGTCGTCGCCGCGGCCGACCGCGCCCGGCTGCAGACCAGCCGCGCCGGCCGGCACATCGGCAAGGAGGTGATCCAGCTGCACGGCGGGATCGGGGTGACCGCGGAGTACTCCATCGGGCACCACACCAGCCGGCTCACCGCGATCGACCACCTGCTCGGCGACGGGGAGTGGGCGCTGTCCCGGCTGGCCGCCGACGTCGACGCCCACGACACGGTCGACCCGCTCGGGGCGCCCTACACCCGCTGA
- a CDS encoding HDOD domain-containing protein: protein MPATLAAAPSFDLDRVLASIDTMAAQAPVAAQLVSIADAEDTDARTLARVLASDVALAGRVMKLANSAYFGMRGRVTSLQFAVTVVGFTTVRTMATVALTGLDDESRLPEGFWSMSTCVALGSAALAPRFGERPQDALCLGLLAPLGAALLFHDDEDGYGELCAAEPTAAGRRVAEVRRYGVHALRLTAVALEQWGFPPSMLLPLTAVDDPASEDGALLRAALEVAARLTVEDHVPVPVEELTCGRLGEDAVPPVLERVRTEAEELRLAMLG from the coding sequence GTGCCCGCGACCCTGGCCGCCGCGCCGTCCTTCGACCTCGACCGGGTGCTGGCCAGCATCGACACGATGGCCGCGCAGGCACCGGTCGCCGCCCAGCTGGTGTCGATCGCCGACGCCGAGGACACCGACGCGCGCACGCTGGCCCGGGTGCTCGCCTCCGACGTCGCGCTGGCGGGGCGGGTGATGAAGCTGGCCAACTCCGCCTACTTCGGCATGCGCGGGCGGGTCACCTCGCTGCAGTTCGCGGTCACCGTCGTCGGCTTCACCACCGTGCGGACGATGGCCACCGTCGCGCTGACCGGTCTGGACGACGAGTCGCGGCTGCCGGAGGGGTTCTGGTCGATGAGCACCTGCGTGGCGCTCGGCTCGGCCGCGCTGGCCCCGCGCTTCGGCGAGCGCCCGCAGGACGCGCTGTGCCTGGGGCTGCTGGCCCCGCTCGGCGCCGCGCTGCTGTTCCACGACGACGAGGACGGCTACGGCGAGCTGTGCGCCGCCGAGCCGACCGCGGCCGGGCGGCGGGTCGCCGAGGTGCGCCGCTACGGCGTGCACGCGCTGCGGCTCACCGCGGTCGCCCTGGAGCAGTGGGGCTTCCCGCCGAGCATGCTGCTCCCGCTGACCGCGGTCGACGACCCCGCCAGCGAGGACGGCGCGCTGCTGCGCGCGGCCCTGGAGGTCGCCGCCCGGCTGACCGTCGAGGACCACGTGCCGGTGCCGGTGGAGGAGCTCACCTGCGGACGGCTCGGGGAGGACGCCGTCCCACCGGTGCTCGAGCGGGTGCGCACCGAGGCCGAGGAGCTGCGCCTGGCGATGCTCGGCTGA
- a CDS encoding EAL domain-containing protein: protein MTATSATAESSVPPEVVSSVFYGAAVSDTLVFLVAELVGGTPRIAWGNEGATRLLGYGLADLRALPVSALVPTLRGGEVRLLLRRERTAWMTLPVRTASGALVEVRVTCTPSPGGRTWTLRLVPVDHDSERALRATADAHEQRFTTLTERSPVPTLLSEQGMRLAHVNDAFCTLVGLPAEQLLGTGWMASVHPEDLDGVIEQVVAVLGGGDGETTARLVRTDGTERTTVIRFAHLVTPGVGAGFVGTIEDVTERLAFEARLAHQASHDPLTGLPNRTLLAGHVAQRFRPGTGGLAVLFLDLDDFKVVNDSLGHAAGDELLVEVATRLRATVRPGDLVARFGGDEFVVVCEGVDQPEAVALAERISAALARPVPLGGVDVRPHASVGVTVQTAEHGDAEELIRDCDIAMYQAKAGGKGQITVLDQRARDRARDELRLVAELREAIERREITLLYQPILRADDRTPVAVESLARWHHPERGPVSPGVFVALAEQSGLIGALGLLVLDLTCRQLAEWDRLLGAAAPQRASVNVSALQLDGRLHGAVVTALERHGLAPTRLSIEITESALARDPASARAVLTQLRDLGVSLSIDDFGTGYSSLAHLRRLPVDCLKVDRSFVAELADGHAEIATAVIALARSLDLTTVAEGVETEEQATRLAELGVGHLQGFDLARPMTGAATAAWYAARAR from the coding sequence ATGACCGCGACGAGCGCGACCGCCGAGTCGTCGGTGCCGCCCGAGGTCGTCTCCTCGGTCTTCTACGGGGCCGCGGTGAGCGACACCCTCGTATTCCTCGTCGCCGAGCTGGTCGGCGGCACCCCGCGGATCGCCTGGGGCAACGAGGGCGCCACCCGGCTGCTCGGCTACGGGCTGGCCGACCTGCGCGCGCTGCCGGTCTCCGCCCTGGTGCCCACGCTGCGCGGCGGTGAGGTCCGGCTGCTGCTGCGCCGGGAGCGCACCGCCTGGATGACCCTGCCGGTGCGCACGGCCAGCGGCGCGCTCGTCGAGGTCCGGGTGACCTGCACGCCGTCGCCGGGCGGGCGCACCTGGACGCTGCGGCTGGTGCCGGTCGACCACGACTCCGAGCGGGCCCTGCGGGCCACCGCGGACGCCCACGAGCAGCGCTTCACCACGCTGACCGAGCGCTCCCCGGTGCCCACGCTGCTGTCGGAGCAGGGCATGCGGCTGGCCCACGTCAACGACGCCTTCTGCACCCTGGTGGGGCTGCCGGCCGAGCAGTTGCTGGGCACCGGCTGGATGGCCTCGGTGCACCCCGAGGACCTCGACGGCGTCATCGAGCAGGTGGTCGCCGTCCTCGGCGGGGGCGACGGGGAGACCACGGCGCGGCTGGTCCGCACCGACGGCACCGAGCGCACGACGGTCATCCGGTTCGCCCACCTGGTCACCCCCGGCGTCGGCGCCGGCTTCGTCGGCACCATCGAGGACGTCACCGAGCGGCTGGCCTTCGAGGCGCGGCTGGCCCACCAGGCCAGCCACGACCCGCTCACCGGGCTGCCCAACCGCACCCTGCTCGCCGGGCACGTGGCCCAGCGGTTCCGGCCGGGCACCGGCGGGCTGGCCGTGCTGTTCCTCGACCTGGACGACTTCAAGGTCGTCAACGACTCCCTCGGCCACGCCGCCGGCGACGAGCTGCTCGTCGAGGTCGCCACCCGGCTGCGTGCCACGGTGCGCCCCGGCGACCTGGTCGCCCGCTTCGGTGGTGACGAGTTCGTGGTGGTCTGCGAGGGCGTGGACCAGCCGGAGGCGGTGGCCCTGGCCGAGCGGATCTCCGCCGCCCTCGCCCGGCCGGTGCCCCTGGGCGGGGTGGACGTCCGCCCGCACGCCAGCGTCGGGGTGACCGTGCAGACCGCCGAACACGGCGACGCCGAGGAGCTCATCCGCGACTGCGACATCGCGATGTACCAGGCCAAGGCGGGCGGCAAGGGTCAGATCACCGTGCTGGACCAGCGGGCCCGCGACCGGGCGCGGGACGAGCTGCGGCTGGTGGCCGAGCTGCGCGAGGCCATCGAGCGGCGTGAGATCACCCTGCTGTACCAGCCGATCCTGCGCGCCGACGACCGCACCCCGGTGGCCGTGGAGTCGCTGGCGCGCTGGCACCACCCCGAGCGCGGGCCGGTCAGCCCGGGGGTGTTCGTCGCCCTGGCCGAGCAGAGCGGCCTGATCGGCGCGCTGGGCCTGCTGGTGCTCGACCTGACCTGCCGGCAGCTGGCCGAGTGGGACCGGCTGCTGGGCGCGGCCGCTCCGCAGCGGGCCAGCGTCAACGTCTCGGCGCTGCAGCTGGACGGCCGGCTGCACGGCGCCGTCGTCACCGCGCTCGAGCGGCACGGGCTGGCGCCGACCCGGCTGTCCATCGAGATCACCGAGTCGGCGCTGGCGAGGGACCCGGCATCAGCCCGCGCGGTGCTCACCCAGCTGCGCGACCTGGGCGTCTCGCTGTCCATCGACGACTTCGGCACCGGCTACTCCTCGCTGGCCCACCTGCGCCGCCTGCCGGTGGACTGCCTCAAGGTGGACCGCTCCTTCGTCGCCGAGCTGGCCGACGGGCACGCCGAGATCGCCACGGCGGTCATCGCGCTGGCCCGGAGCCTCGACCTGACGACCGTCGCCGAGGGCGTGGAGACCGAGGAGCAGGCCACCCGGCTCGCGGAGCTCGGCGTGGGCCACCTGCAGGGCTTCGACCTGGCCCGGCCGATGACCGGCGCCGCCACGGCCGCCTGGTACGCCGCGCGCGCCCGATGA
- a CDS encoding Re/Si-specific NAD(P)(+) transhydrogenase subunit alpha yields MLIGVPRETRPGETRVAATPATVRRLAALGHEVLVETGAGAGASLPDDAYLEAGARLGTRAQAWGADLVLHVARPTVEEVGLLREGAVLVSTLAPALDADLLAALAARPVTALAMDAVPRISRAQSLDVLSSMANIAGYRAVIEAAHAFGRSFTGQVTAAGKVPPATVLVVGAGVAGLAAIGAASSLGAVVRATDVRPEVAEQIASMGGQYVGVPAGEEEQAAGGGTGYASVTSEDFNARAAVMYAQQVREVDIVITTALIPGRPAPRLITEEMVASMSPGSVVLDMAAAQGGNVAGSVPDQVVRTPNGVTIIGYTDLPARLPGQASQLFGTNLVNLVTLLTPGKDGRLVLDLDDVVQRSMTVVRDGELLWPPPPVQVSAAPAPGASAAPAPRPAATPAVREPRSPTRTAAVVGVAALLLFLLAAASPSQLIGNLTVFALAVVVGFYVIGNVHHALHTPLMSVTNAISGIIVVGALLQVGHTSAVVTVLATIAVLVASINVFGGFAVTRRMLAMFTRGPARATPALSATPVTSRER; encoded by the coding sequence GTGCTCATCGGAGTGCCCAGGGAGACCCGGCCCGGCGAGACCCGCGTGGCGGCGACACCGGCCACCGTGCGCCGGCTGGCCGCGCTCGGCCACGAGGTGCTGGTGGAGACCGGCGCCGGGGCGGGCGCCAGCCTCCCCGACGACGCCTACCTCGAGGCCGGCGCCCGGCTGGGCACCCGCGCGCAGGCGTGGGGTGCGGACCTGGTGCTGCACGTGGCCCGGCCGACCGTCGAGGAGGTCGGCCTGCTGCGGGAGGGCGCGGTGCTGGTCAGCACCCTGGCGCCGGCACTGGACGCCGACCTGCTGGCCGCGCTCGCCGCCCGGCCGGTCACCGCGCTGGCCATGGACGCCGTGCCGCGCATCTCCCGCGCCCAGTCGCTGGACGTGCTGTCCTCGATGGCCAACATCGCCGGCTACCGGGCGGTCATCGAGGCCGCGCACGCCTTCGGCCGCTCCTTCACCGGCCAGGTGACCGCGGCCGGCAAGGTGCCCCCGGCGACCGTGCTCGTCGTCGGCGCCGGCGTCGCCGGGCTGGCCGCGATCGGGGCGGCCAGCAGCCTGGGCGCCGTCGTCCGCGCCACCGACGTCCGCCCCGAGGTCGCCGAGCAGATCGCCTCGATGGGCGGCCAGTACGTCGGCGTGCCCGCCGGCGAGGAGGAGCAGGCCGCCGGCGGCGGGACCGGCTACGCGTCGGTGACCAGCGAGGACTTCAACGCCCGGGCGGCGGTGATGTACGCCCAGCAGGTGCGGGAGGTCGACATCGTGATCACCACCGCGCTGATCCCCGGCCGCCCGGCGCCGCGGCTGATCACCGAGGAGATGGTGGCCTCGATGAGCCCGGGCAGCGTGGTGCTGGACATGGCCGCCGCGCAGGGCGGCAACGTGGCCGGCTCGGTGCCCGACCAGGTGGTCCGCACCCCGAACGGGGTCACGATCATCGGCTACACCGACCTGCCCGCCCGGCTGCCCGGGCAGGCCTCGCAGCTGTTCGGCACCAACCTGGTCAACCTGGTCACCCTGCTCACCCCCGGCAAGGACGGCCGGCTGGTGCTCGACCTGGACGACGTCGTGCAGCGCTCGATGACCGTGGTGCGCGACGGCGAGCTGCTCTGGCCACCCCCACCGGTGCAGGTGTCCGCGGCGCCGGCCCCCGGGGCCTCGGCCGCACCGGCGCCCCGCCCCGCCGCGACGCCGGCCGTCCGGGAACCGCGCTCCCCCACCCGCACCGCGGCCGTCGTGGGCGTCGCGGCGCTGCTGCTGTTCCTGCTGGCCGCCGCCTCGCCGAGCCAGCTGATCGGCAACCTGACGGTGTTCGCGCTGGCCGTCGTCGTGGGCTTCTACGTCATCGGCAACGTGCACCACGCGCTGCACACGCCGCTGATGAGCGTCACCAACGCGATCTCCGGGATCATCGTGGTCGGCGCCCTGCTGCAGGTCGGCCACACCAGCGCCGTGGTGACGGTGCTGGCCACGATCGCCGTCCTGGTCGCCAGCATCAACGTATTCGGCGGCTTCGCGGTGACCCGCCGTATGCTCGCCATGTTCACCCGCGGCCCGGCCCGCGCCACCCCGGCCCTCAGCGCCACCCCCGTCACGAGCAGGGAGCGCTGA
- the pntB gene encoding Re/Si-specific NAD(P)(+) transhydrogenase subunit beta — MTTTSAAAAAYVVAALLFVLSLAGLSRHETAKSGNAAGIAGMAVALAATVGLAAQSISAAAVGLIVVAMAGGAAIGLWRARSVEMTGMPELIALLHSFVGLAAVLVGWNGYLSVEARPGEQEEVPAELLGIHSAEVAIGVFIGAVTLTGSVVAFLKLSARIKSNPLMLPGRTWLNLGALVAFAALTVAFVATPSLGLLLAVTALALALGWHLVASIGGGDMPVVVSMLNSYSGWAAAASGFLLDNDLLIITGALVGSSGAYLSWIMCRAMNRSFLSVIAGGFGNEGSTASGTEDGVHTETTAEEVAELLRDARSVVITPGYGMAVAHAQYPVAELTRTLTEKGIEVRFGIHPVAGRLPGHMNVLLAEAKVPYDVVLEMDEINDDLAKTDVVLVIGANDTVNPAALEDPGSPIAGMPVLQVWEAEHVVVFKRSMSTGYAGVQNPLFFRENTRMLFGDARVRVEDILKAL, encoded by the coding sequence GTGACCACCACGTCCGCCGCGGCCGCCGCCTACGTCGTCGCCGCGCTGCTGTTCGTCCTCAGCTTGGCCGGCCTGTCCCGCCACGAGACGGCGAAGTCCGGCAACGCCGCCGGGATCGCCGGCATGGCGGTCGCCCTGGCCGCCACCGTCGGGCTGGCCGCGCAGAGCATCTCGGCCGCCGCCGTCGGGCTGATCGTCGTGGCCATGGCCGGCGGGGCCGCGATCGGGCTGTGGCGGGCCCGCAGCGTCGAGATGACCGGCATGCCCGAGCTGATCGCCCTGCTGCACAGCTTCGTCGGCCTGGCCGCGGTCCTGGTCGGGTGGAACGGCTACCTGTCGGTGGAGGCCCGCCCGGGCGAGCAGGAGGAGGTGCCCGCCGAGCTGCTCGGCATCCACTCCGCCGAGGTGGCGATCGGCGTCTTCATCGGCGCGGTCACCCTCACCGGCTCGGTCGTCGCCTTCCTCAAGCTGTCCGCCCGGATCAAGAGCAACCCGCTGATGCTGCCCGGGCGCACCTGGCTCAACCTGGGCGCGCTGGTCGCCTTCGCCGCGCTCACCGTCGCCTTCGTCGCCACGCCGTCCCTCGGCCTGCTGCTCGCGGTGACCGCGCTGGCCCTGGCGCTGGGCTGGCACCTGGTCGCCTCCATCGGCGGCGGCGACATGCCGGTCGTCGTGTCCATGCTCAACAGCTACTCGGGCTGGGCCGCGGCCGCGTCGGGCTTCCTGCTGGACAACGACCTGCTCATCATCACCGGCGCCCTGGTCGGCTCCTCCGGTGCCTACCTGTCCTGGATCATGTGCCGGGCGATGAACCGCTCCTTCCTGTCGGTCATCGCCGGCGGCTTCGGCAACGAGGGCAGCACCGCCTCCGGCACCGAGGACGGCGTGCACACCGAGACCACCGCCGAGGAGGTCGCCGAGCTGCTGCGCGACGCGCGGTCGGTGGTGATCACCCCCGGGTACGGGATGGCGGTGGCCCACGCGCAGTACCCGGTCGCCGAGCTGACCCGCACGCTCACCGAGAAGGGCATCGAGGTGCGGTTCGGCATCCACCCGGTCGCCGGCCGGCTGCCCGGGCACATGAACGTGCTGCTGGCCGAGGCGAAGGTCCCCTACGACGTCGTCCTGGAGATGGACGAGATCAACGACGACCTGGCCAAGACCGACGTCGTGCTGGTCATCGGCGCCAACGACACGGTCAACCCGGCCGCGCTGGAGGACCCGGGCAGCCCGATCGCCGGCATGCCGGTGCTGCAGGTGTGGGAGGCCGAGCACGTCGTGGTGTTCAAGCGGTCGATGAGCACCGGCTACGCCGGCGTGCAGAACCCGCTGTTCTTCCGGGAGAACACCCGCATGCTCTTCGGGGACGCCCGCGTCCGGGTGGAGGACATCCTCAAGGCGCTGTAG
- a CDS encoding GXWXG domain-containing protein: protein MTDAERWVQRHRGGAAAADVLAFADRLPGVTVAVLTGRWRGAELPTGHPLDGLLTAHGWWGKEVLDADTVHPLLFPDRSGRPRPVDPTLAPLALLHRRPGPARSRPARLAFAVARPLLTTRRPAARLWPVVHRGVPTTALVYDRLPVVDVFRQVTPDLLLGLMDARGRPDRFAFLLERT from the coding sequence GTGACCGACGCCGAGCGGTGGGTGCAGCGGCACCGCGGCGGGGCGGCAGCGGCCGACGTCCTCGCGTTCGCCGACCGGCTGCCCGGGGTGACCGTGGCGGTGCTGACCGGCCGCTGGCGGGGTGCCGAGCTGCCCACCGGCCACCCCCTGGACGGGCTGCTCACCGCCCACGGCTGGTGGGGCAAGGAGGTCCTCGACGCCGACACCGTGCACCCGCTGCTGTTCCCCGACCGGTCCGGCCGGCCGCGCCCGGTCGACCCGACGCTCGCCCCGCTCGCCCTGCTGCACCGCCGTCCCGGGCCGGCCCGCAGCCGACCGGCCCGGCTGGCGTTCGCCGTCGCGCGCCCGCTGCTCACCACCCGCCGCCCCGCCGCCCGGCTGTGGCCGGTGGTGCACCGCGGCGTGCCCACGACCGCGCTGGTCTACGACCGGCTGCCGGTCGTCGACGTCTTCCGGCAGGTCACCCCGGACCTGCTGCTCGGGCTCATGGACGCCCGCGGCCGGCCGGACCGCTTCGCCTTCCTGCTCGAGCGGACCTAG